From a single Brassica oleracea var. oleracea cultivar TO1000 chromosome C5, BOL, whole genome shotgun sequence genomic region:
- the LOC106343854 gene encoding B3 domain-containing protein REM17-like, translating into MADDQSLRSPMTPHFFQPLLPGFHTHLNIPVAFFLKHVQGLSNDHIKTAKLTTDASTKTWLVKVDGVRLTDGWEDFAVGHDLRIGDITIFRHEGEMVFHVTAFGPSCCDIQYTSASSHNINDDSQDQTNNTENSSGEKRKRVKKKPRRKEESSSDHSHFMAHVSPSSLRFDRLYVPISFSRSNGLDNMSGKEIVLLNQEGRSWNLNITYTKASVQTLVGPGWRRFCAENGMNQGHHYTFKLVGKSAPPVIRLSLAEPAPEPSLHHSYYVGSISSNSLRTDKLYIQRKFVNANGLKGLSEIILKSECGGRWSLGLRYYKSLDHTYLGPGWKTFCQVNGIKTGDSFMFKVVETGDKPVLLLCSYNHGKIPLECSEESDDVNSLSSDTSSGESQESEEENFEDEGSSEESFEMVKRENSSRCRASSSYSQDRFVKLTLTPRALKTYKLMLPLGFTRVNGINKPGKITLLDKDGVKKQVVDLLDQNRNIGIMRLGKGWREFCDAHGVKVGQSFLLELIWEDEEAIPVLKFCTKL; encoded by the exons AAGCACGTCCAAGGATTAAGTAACGACCACATCAAGACTGCGAAACTGACAACAGATGCGTCCACTAAAACTTGGTTAGTGAAGGTAGACGGCGTGAGACTCACAGATGGTTGGGAAGATTTTGCAGTAGGGCATGATCTTCGGATAGGTGACATCACCATTTTCAGACATGAAGGAGAGATGGTGTTTCATGTCACAGCTTTCGGACCAAGTTGCTGTGACATTCAATATACTTCAGCATCATCTCACAACATCAATGATGATAGTCAAGATCAGACCAACAATACTG AAAACAGTTCAGGAGAGAAGAGAAAGAGAGTGAAGAAGAAGCCAAGAAGGAAAGAAGAGTCTTCATCAGATCACTCTCACTTTATGGCACATGTCTCACCCTCTAGTCTAAGATTTGATCGACTG TATGTACCAATTAGTTTTTCGAGGTCAAACGGTCTGGATAACATGAGCGGTAAAGAGATCGTTCTTCTTAACCAGGAAGGAAGATCATGGAATTTGAATATTACATACACCAAAGCAAGCGTGCAGACTCTTGTCGGACCTGGCTGGAGAAGATTCTGTGCTGAGAATGGGATGAACCAAGGTCATCACTATACATTCAAACTGGTCGGAAAATCTGCACCTCCAGTTATCCGTTTGTCCCTTGCAGAACCAGCTCCAGAACCCTCATTGCACCATTCTTACTATGTGGGATCTATCAGTTCTAATAGCCTAAGAACTGATAAACTG TATATTCAGAGGAAGTTTGTGAATGCAAATGGTCTGAAAGGACTCAGTGAGATAATTTTAAAGAGTGAATGTGGAGGAAGATGGAGTTTAGGTTTGAGATACTACAAATCACTCGACCATACTTATCTTGGACCAGGCTGGAAAACTTTCTGCCAAGTAAACGGGATCAAAACTGGAGATTCCTTTATGTTTAAAGTGGTTGAAACTGGGGACAAGCCTGTTCTCTTGTTGTGCAGTTACAACCACGGCAAAATACCATTAGAGTGCTCAGAAGAAAGTGATGATGTAAACTCCCTCTCCTCTGATACTAGCAGCGGAGAATCCCAAGAAAGTGAAGAGGAGAATTTTGAAGACGAGGGCAGCTCAGAGGAAAGCTTTGAGATGGTGAAAAGGGAGAATAGCTCGAGATGCAGAGCTTCATCTTCATATAGTCAAGACCGATTTGTGAAATTAACTCTTACACCGAGAGCTCTTAAAACCTATAAACTG ATGCTCCCGCTGGGTTTCACACGGGTGAATGGCATCAACAAGCCAGGGAAGATAACTCTGTTAGACAAAGATGGAGTGAAAAAACAGGTGGTGGATCTTTTGGATCAGAACAGAAACATCGGAATAATGCGACTTGGAAAAGGATGGAGAGAGTTCTGTGATGCTCATGGCGTAAAGGTAGGACAGTCCTTTCTGTTGGAACTCATTTGGGAGGATGAAGAAGCAATTCCTGTGCTTAAATTTTGCACCAAACTTTGA
- the LOC106343855 gene encoding transmembrane emp24 domain-containing protein p24delta9 produces the protein MVLRSENLWTFLITVAIICRVSQSLHFELRSGRTKCISEDIKSNSMTVGKYTVVNPNEAHPSPPSHKISIRVTSSYGNTFHHAEDVDSGQFAFTAVEAGDYMACFTANGHKPEVTLSIDFDWRTGIHSKSWGSVAKKSQVEVMEFEVKQLIETVNSIHDEMFYLRDREEEMQNLNRGTNSKMAWLSFLSLFVCLGVAGMQFMHLKTFLEKKKVI, from the exons ATGGTTCTCCGATCAGAAAACCTCTGGACGTTCCTGATAACCGTAGCGATTATCTGCCGCGTATCTCAATCTCTCCACTTCGAATTGCGATCAGGTCGAACAAAATGTATATCGGAAGACATAAAAAGCAATTCAATGACCGTCGGTAAATACACCGTCGTTAACCCCAACGAAGCTCACCCTTCTCCTCCCTCTCACAAGATCTCCATAAGG GTGACATCGAGTTACGGGAACACGTTTCATCACGCGGAAGACGTGGACTCGGGACAATTCGCGTTCACGGCGGTTGAAGCTGGAGACTACATGGCTTGTTTCACTGCCAACGGTCATAAGCCTGAGGTGACGTTGAGTATCGATTTTGATTGGAGGACGGGTATTCATTCCAAGAGCTGGGGTAGTGTCGCCAAGAAGAGCCAAGTCGAA GTCATGGAGTTTGAGGTTAAGCAACTGATTGAAACCGTCAACTCGATTCATGATGAGATGTTTTATCTCAGAGACAG GGAGGAAGAGATGCAGAATCTGAACAGGGGTACAAACTCCAAAATGGCTTGGTTGAGTTTCCTCTCTCTTTTCGTATGCTTAGGAGTCGCCGGAATGCAGTTTATGCACTTGAAGACGTTTTTGGAGAAGAAGAAAGTCATCTAA
- the LOC106344595 gene encoding uncharacterized protein LOC106344595, with amino-acid sequence MDTLLGYIIEPRMQAANVSMFPWLLWFIWKARNDMCFTAKNVSPLDTVQHARQETEEWRVAQIVEEVIEEEQVERELEQPVVQPARCRWKCQVDASWKSTTKGVGVGFVLLDDDRVIMVGLRNYTRAASPLQVEAEGLSWAMKELLHRDFKDVRFESDCQQLV; translated from the coding sequence ATGGATACACTTTTGGGCTACATCATAGAACCTAGGATGCAGGCAGCAAACGTCTCGATGTTCCCGTGGTTGTTGTGGTTCATATGGAAAGCTCGCAATGATATGTGTTTTACTGCAAAGAACGTATCGCCTTTGGACACAGTTCAGCACGCAAGGCAGGAGACAGAGGAGTGGAGAGTTGCTCAAATAGTCGAGGAAGTCATCGAGGAGGAGCAGGTGGAGCGGGAGCTAGAACAACCGGTGGTACAGCCAGCTCGGTGTAGATGGAAGTGCCAGGTGGATGCTTCTTGGAAATCGACAACAAAAGGGGTAGGAGTCGGCTTTGTACTGCTCGACGATGACCGCGTGATCATGGTGGGACTTAGGAACTACACTCGAGCAGCCTCTCCCTTACAGGTGGAAGCGGAGGGCCTCAGTTGGGCCATGAAGGAGCTGCTCCATCGCGACTTCAAAGACGTTAGGTTTGAGTCTGACTGTCAACAGCTGGTCTGA